The Macrococcoides canis genome has a window encoding:
- a CDS encoding putative Ig domain-containing protein — MKKKPTNKRMDFLPNKLNKYSIRKFTVGTTSILIGSLLFLGNASDSQAAETTVASTEAATTETPTTEAPTTEAVTTEAPTTEAPTTESATTEAPVVVEKATNLNFNADNTQLTGQATGQTVELKLADGTVKTATVQSGTFTFTGLTVNSGDVVEVTVIGSDNTRSEVAQATANVVEAPTTEAPTTEAPTTEGATTETPTTEAPTTEGATTETPTTEAPTTEGATTETPTTEAPTTETPTTESATTEVPVFEPTTESVTATTEKLNTLTTEAEKKAELTNYVVENTGVTEEAALATINGLNLDYSNLTSEELLAALLQGIAANQDANTVDATAAAFASTSLTNNESITLEMNGTVNTLVASTSDVIVADAVANGYITTPTDATNAANTLSGRAWEINSGTPATMSNGLTPVPENTAVYLQWIDKDGAVSPVYQTFTTNQLSSLDGSQVGPGFYAFDLREGWVDVNGVTHTYNATDGQYYQLWVQDYTNELGNNLTMMRQAGGFFPGSYVNSVTSSNLGQFPLIGTNMQRTGIFMYEEAVGDYMTKPATEWIEDTAGPISNPSVSLSAENSVSGKVWIETGAGDYANSATGPNDNTEDPQAVGYTVVMSSLTPEGASVYEAQVNSLPTSERSAAAKTLLTAHPEYISATVTTTTDANGAYTVRFPEGTLNDNYIYGYVMDPSGNIVQTYSAYTTPEFRAPNDNLSWVPQTAPAQNLVQNPMWYNVNFAVVPVTDLTLDVVNYNTTDVPAGPSDIISVDLIGNTVSPLPMKVEWTNGSGQVVKSIPMTTIPETEVNSSLNLETLMLADGTPYTPIDGEIFTARLYEGGNVIAADSFIVKINDATTNYPDYENESVSQNSTIIVPAPLNVDGTALPADTQYAPGPSVPTWATINADGSITVSPDASVIPGDYTIPVVVNYPDGTSETIDSIVTVIQANAPIIDANDITIPEDTLITPIPVTVTDTDGTIATINVSGLPEGMFYQGGEIVGTPTTPGVYPVTITAVDNDGNTTTEIIDITVTDATPPIITPISDITVPEDIAITPIQLESTDDSGMIPTLSVSNLPDGLTYDRTTGIISGTPTTPGTYPITITSVDFNGNTSVEDFVIVVTPAPADTTDPVITPIDDITVPVDTGVVNIPVVVTDNVDTAPTVAVDGLPAGVTYNPDTGVIEGTPTEAGTFPVTVTVTDDAGNTTQEVFVITVTPAVVPPVDTDGDGNPDATDTDDDNDGVSDTDEIVVGTDPLNPETTPGVPDGSLDTDGDGITNGDESDETLSTPTDTNNNGIPDIVEADTQDPVVTQIDDVTVPVDTGVVNIPVVVTDNVDTAPTVAVDGLPAGVTYNPDTGVIGGTPTEAGTFPVTVTVTDDAGNTTQEVFVITVTPAVVPPVDTDGDGIPDDVDTDDDNDGVNDSDEIAAGLDPKNPDTDGDGINDGQEDTDGDGINNDDESVDSGTTVTDTDGDGIPDIVDPATVPPVDTDGDGTPDATDTDDDNDGVSDTDEIVVGTDPLNPETTPGTPDGSIDTDGDGINNGDESDETLPNPTDKDGNGIPDIVEKPTTPPVDTDGDGIPDDVDTDDDNDGVNDSDEIAAGLDPKNPDTDGDGINDGQEDTDGDGINNDDESVDSGTTVTDTDGDGIPDIVDPATVPPVDTDGDGTPDATDTDDDNDGVSDTDEIVVGTDPLNPETTPGTPDGSIDTDGDGINNGDESDETLPNPTDKDGNGIPDIVEKPTTPPVDTDGDGIPDDVDTDDDNDGVNDSDEIAAGLDPKNPDTDGDGIKDGAEDTDGDGINNDDESVDSGTTITDEDGDGIADIVDPATKPVDSTDDDNDGVNDSDEIAADLDPKNPDTDGDGIKDGAEDTDGDGINNDDESVDSGTTITDEDGDGVADIVDNDKQSVPTKPEKPSYIQSTVDSKPEKPSYGHHVVGSKQEKPSQNVLPDTGEAENNGAAAGLVAAIGGFALLAARRRRQEDVQTEEK, encoded by the coding sequence ATGAAGAAAAAACCCACAAACAAAAGAATGGATTTCTTACCCAACAAATTGAACAAGTATTCTATTCGTAAATTTACAGTAGGGACGACATCAATCTTGATTGGATCTTTACTCTTCTTAGGAAACGCGTCTGATTCTCAAGCAGCAGAAACAACAGTAGCGTCAACGGAAGCAGCAACAACTGAAACACCAACCACAGAAGCCCCAACGACTGAAGCAGTGACTACAGAGGCACCAACAACAGAAGCCCCAACGACAGAAAGTGCAACTACAGAAGCTCCAGTAGTAGTTGAGAAAGCTACAAATCTTAATTTCAATGCAGATAACACGCAACTTACTGGTCAAGCGACTGGACAGACAGTTGAATTAAAATTAGCTGATGGCACAGTTAAGACAGCGACTGTACAATCAGGAACTTTCACTTTCACTGGTTTGACAGTTAACAGCGGAGACGTAGTTGAAGTGACTGTTATCGGATCTGATAACACACGTAGTGAAGTAGCTCAAGCAACTGCAAATGTTGTAGAAGCACCGACTACAGAAGCCCCAACAACAGAAGCGCCGACAACTGAAGGTGCAACTACAGAAACGCCAACTACAGAAGCCCCAACAACTGAAGGTGCAACTACAGAAACGCCAACTACAGAAGCCCCAACAACTGAAGGTGCAACTACAGAAACGCCAACTACAGAAGCGCCGACTACAGAAACTCCAACAACTGAAAGTGCAACTACAGAAGTACCAGTATTCGAACCAACGACAGAATCAGTAACTGCGACGACTGAAAAGTTAAACACATTAACGACAGAAGCAGAGAAAAAAGCTGAGCTAACAAATTATGTAGTTGAAAATACAGGTGTAACAGAAGAAGCAGCATTAGCGACAATCAATGGTTTAAACCTAGATTACTCAAATCTTACATCTGAAGAATTGTTGGCAGCATTATTACAAGGTATCGCAGCGAACCAAGATGCGAATACTGTAGATGCGACAGCAGCGGCTTTCGCTTCAACTTCATTAACAAATAATGAGTCTATTACTTTAGAGATGAACGGAACGGTTAATACATTGGTAGCATCTACATCAGACGTTATAGTGGCTGATGCAGTAGCAAATGGATATATTACAACTCCAACTGATGCGACTAATGCTGCGAACACTTTATCTGGTCGTGCATGGGAGATTAATAGTGGTACTCCTGCAACAATGAGTAATGGTTTGACACCTGTACCTGAAAATACTGCGGTATATTTACAATGGATTGATAAAGATGGGGCTGTATCGCCTGTTTATCAAACATTTACAACAAATCAGTTATCTTCTCTTGATGGAAGTCAAGTTGGTCCAGGATTCTATGCTTTTGATTTACGTGAAGGATGGGTTGATGTAAACGGAGTTACTCATACTTATAATGCAACTGATGGCCAGTACTATCAATTGTGGGTTCAAGATTATACGAATGAACTTGGTAATAATTTAACTATGATGCGTCAGGCAGGAGGATTTTTCCCAGGATCATATGTTAACTCTGTTACAAGCTCAAATTTAGGCCAGTTCCCACTTATTGGAACTAATATGCAACGTACTGGTATTTTTATGTATGAAGAAGCAGTGGGAGATTATATGACTAAGCCAGCAACTGAGTGGATTGAGGATACTGCTGGACCAATATCTAATCCGTCTGTATCGCTTTCTGCTGAAAATTCAGTGTCAGGTAAAGTTTGGATTGAAACTGGGGCCGGAGATTATGCGAACTCAGCAACTGGACCAAATGATAACACGGAAGACCCACAAGCAGTTGGTTATACAGTCGTGATGTCATCACTTACACCTGAAGGTGCATCAGTTTACGAAGCACAGGTAAATAGCTTACCAACAAGTGAACGTAGTGCAGCTGCAAAAACTTTATTAACTGCACATCCTGAATATATTTCGGCAACTGTAACTACAACTACGGATGCGAATGGTGCTTATACAGTAAGATTTCCTGAAGGCACTTTAAATGATAATTACATTTACGGATATGTGATGGATCCATCAGGAAATATAGTACAAACATATTCTGCCTATACAACTCCTGAATTTAGAGCACCTAATGATAATTTGTCATGGGTACCACAAACTGCACCAGCACAAAACTTAGTTCAAAATCCAATGTGGTATAACGTGAACTTTGCTGTTGTTCCTGTTACAGATTTAACATTAGACGTTGTTAATTATAATACTACCGATGTTCCTGCAGGACCTTCAGATATTATAAGTGTTGATTTAATCGGTAATACAGTTTCTCCATTACCAATGAAAGTGGAATGGACAAATGGAAGTGGTCAAGTTGTTAAAAGTATTCCGATGACTACAATTCCAGAAACAGAAGTAAATTCATCGTTAAACCTTGAGACATTAATGTTAGCTGACGGAACTCCTTATACACCAATTGATGGTGAAATATTTACTGCTAGATTATACGAAGGCGGAAATGTAATTGCAGCTGATTCGTTTATTGTTAAGATTAATGATGCAACTACAAACTATCCAGATTATGAAAATGAATCAGTTTCTCAAAACAGCACAATTATCGTACCAGCACCATTAAATGTTGATGGCACTGCCTTACCTGCAGATACGCAATATGCACCAGGACCTTCAGTTCCGACTTGGGCTACAATTAATGCAGATGGATCAATTACAGTATCACCTGATGCAAGTGTTATCCCTGGAGATTATACAATTCCAGTAGTAGTTAACTACCCAGACGGTACTTCTGAAACAATTGATTCTATAGTAACTGTAATACAAGCAAATGCACCTATTATTGATGCTAATGATATTACAATTCCAGAAGATACATTAATAACACCGATTCCAGTAACAGTAACAGATACAGATGGTACTATTGCAACTATCAACGTTTCAGGTCTGCCTGAAGGTATGTTCTACCAAGGTGGAGAAATTGTGGGAACACCGACTACACCTGGAGTATATCCGGTCACAATAACTGCAGTTGATAATGATGGCAATACTACGACAGAAATCATTGACATTACTGTTACAGATGCAACACCACCAATTATTACGCCAATTTCAGATATAACTGTGCCTGAGGATATTGCAATTACACCGATTCAATTAGAATCAACTGATGATTCAGGGATGATTCCAACATTATCAGTATCAAATTTACCGGACGGATTAACATACGACAGAACGACTGGAATCATATCTGGAACACCAACAACACCGGGGACATATCCAATTACAATTACATCAGTTGATTTTAATGGAAACACATCAGTTGAAGATTTTGTTATTGTTGTAACACCAGCACCGGCTGATACAACTGATCCCGTAATAACTCCGATTGATGATATAACAGTACCAGTTGATACAGGAGTAGTTAATATTCCAGTAGTAGTAACTGACAATGTAGATACAGCACCAACAGTAGCAGTAGATGGATTACCAGCAGGTGTAACATATAATCCAGATACAGGTGTGATTGAAGGAACACCAACTGAAGCAGGTACATTCCCGGTAACTGTAACAGTAACGGATGACGCAGGTAATACAACGCAAGAAGTGTTCGTAATTACAGTGACACCAGCAGTAGTGCCTCCAGTAGATACAGATGGTGATGGAAATCCAGATGCAACTGACACAGATGACGATAACGATGGTGTATCGGATACAGACGAAATTGTTGTAGGAACAGATCCATTAAATCCTGAAACAACACCTGGAGTACCAGATGGCTCATTAGATACAGATGGTGATGGTATCACGAATGGTGATGAATCAGATGAGACTTTATCGACACCGACTGACACAAATAATAATGGTATTCCTGATATAGTAGAAGCGGATACACAAGACCCAGTAGTTACACAGATTGATGATGTAACAGTACCAGTTGATACAGGAGTAGTGAATATTCCAGTAGTAGTAACTGACAATGTAGATACAGCACCAACAGTAGCAGTAGATGGATTACCAGCAGGTGTAACATATAATCCAGATACAGGTGTGATTGGAGGAACGCCAACTGAAGCAGGTACATTCCCGGTAACTGTAACGGTTACGGATGATGCAGGTAATACAACCCAAGAAGTATTCGTAATTACGGTAACACCAGCAGTAGTTCCACCAGTAGATACAGATGGCGATGGGATCCCGGATGATGTAGATACAGATGATGACAACGACGGCGTAAACGATTCAGACGAGATCGCAGCAGGCTTAGATCCGAAGAATCCAGATACAGACGGAGATGGCATCAACGATGGTCAGGAAGATACAGATGGCGACGGCATCAACAATGATGACGAGTCAGTGGATAGCGGAACGACTGTAACAGATACAGACGGCGACGGAATCCCAGATATCGTGGATCCAGCAACAGTACCACCGGTAGATACAGATGGTGACGGAACTCCAGACGCAACAGATACAGATGATGACAATGACGGTGTATCAGATACAGATGAGATTGTTGTAGGAACAGACCCATTAAATCCTGAGACAACACCAGGAACACCTGATGGATCAATCGATACGGATGGAGATGGCATCAACAATGGTGATGAATCAGACGAGACATTACCAAATCCAACGGATAAAGATGGAAACGGAATCCCTGATATCGTAGAAAAGCCAACAACACCACCAGTAGATACAGACGGCGATGGAATCCCTGATGATGTAGATACAGATGATGACAACGACGGAGTGAATGATTCAGATGAGATCGCAGCGGGCTTAGATCCGAAGAATCCGGATACAGACGGAGATGGCATCAACGACGGTCAGGAAGATACAGACGGCGACGGCATCAACAACGATGACGAGTCAGTGGATAGCGGAACGACTGTAACAGATACAGACGGCGACGGAATCCCGGATATCGTTGATCCAGCAACAGTACCACCAGTAGACACAGATGGAGACGGAACTCCAGACGCAACAGATACAGATGATGACAATGACGGCGTATCAGATACAGATGAAATTGTTGTAGGAACAGACCCATTAAATCCTGAGACAACACCAGGAACACCTGATGGATCGATCGATACGGATGGAGATGGCATCAACAATGGTGACGAATCAGATGAAACATTACCAAATCCAACGGATAAAGATGGAAATGGAATCCCTGATATCGTAGAAAAACCAACAACACCACCAGTAGATACAGACGGCGATGGAATCCCTGATGATGTAGATACAGATGATGACAACGACGGTGTAAATGATTCAGATGAGATCGCAGCAGGCTTAGATCCGAAGAATCCAGATACAGACGGAGATGGCATCAAAGACGGCGCTGAAGATACAGATGGCGACGGTATCAACAACGATGACGAGTCAGTAGACAGCGGAACAACAATCACAGATGAAGATGGCGACGGCATCGCTGATATCGTAGACCCAGCGACGAAACCAGTCGATAGTACAGATGATGACAACGACGGAGTGAATGATTCAGACGAGATCGCAGCAGACTTAGATCCGAAGAATCCGGATACAGACGGAGATGGCATCAAAGACGGCGCTGAAGATACAGATGGCGACGGTATCAACAACGATGACGAGTCAGTAGACAGCGGAACAACAATCACGGATGAAGATGGAGACGGAGTAGCAGATATCGTGGATAACGATAAGCAATCTGTTCCTACTAAACCTGAAAAACCATCTTACATTCAATCGACAGTTGACTCTAAACCTGAAAAACCATCTTATGGTCATCATGTAGTTGGTTCTAAACAAGAAAAACCTTCTCAAAACGTGTTACCAGATACAGGTGAAGCTGAAAATAACGGAGCAGCAGCAGGTCTTGTTGCAGCAATCGGTGGATTTGCTTTACTTGCAGCTCGTAGAAGACGCCAAGAGGACGTTCAAACTGAAGAAAAATAA
- a CDS encoding EVE domain-containing protein, which produces MNYFWLNCGYNRFNHFEDLMNQVSVFDSTVHFNPNEGYQAFKRANPGDRVIFYLVQNKIGLLGAGEVLKVEEPRRGQIKIHFKYDTKLAPFTKDYLIRDEKLKETIQSMKEQLLNPISEDDYHKIINVGQYKEKINRYFIMKEETPFEAGMEYTVYVSNVNGMNRLGYKHYGEMQPEDKVIIYKTQPERGIYGIAEVVKGKHGNKPVAGRTDTTAVIIKYIEDITPRTIYELDRELMLRAQYFLDEKWNEAVTEITKNQYKAMLEPSETPAVQKAPSINQVIEAAQYSARKVAMEKKYNETKQKKNDDTKEIAVKHHDLTHQRKLFHIFSLPEYVDGATTAINFLKLDRQAVKIYIADGTWKQANVYGEYIKDKEHYTYHRGIITEALASEVPDSIIIENFEHLTVEQLKPLIYAAQGTTVALPILEDQRRATIGPEGSEATFEVPDDFIIIGITDNDVDTIKEKYPDYVTATMKFYKY; this is translated from the coding sequence GTGAATTATTTCTGGTTGAATTGCGGTTATAATAGATTTAATCATTTTGAGGATTTAATGAATCAAGTATCAGTTTTTGATTCGACGGTTCATTTTAATCCTAATGAAGGATATCAGGCATTTAAACGTGCAAATCCTGGAGACCGCGTCATCTTTTATTTAGTGCAGAATAAAATAGGACTGCTCGGTGCAGGTGAAGTGCTTAAAGTGGAAGAACCAAGACGTGGTCAAATTAAAATTCATTTCAAATATGATACGAAGCTTGCACCTTTTACGAAAGATTATTTGATTCGAGATGAGAAATTAAAAGAGACAATACAAAGTATGAAGGAACAATTACTGAATCCCATCTCTGAAGATGATTATCACAAAATAATTAACGTGGGCCAATATAAAGAGAAGATTAATCGCTATTTTATAATGAAGGAAGAAACACCATTTGAGGCGGGAATGGAGTATACAGTCTATGTAAGTAACGTTAATGGAATGAACCGTCTAGGATATAAACATTATGGTGAAATGCAGCCGGAAGATAAGGTAATTATCTATAAGACACAACCAGAACGTGGCATCTACGGTATCGCAGAAGTTGTGAAAGGTAAACACGGTAATAAACCTGTGGCAGGTAGAACCGATACTACTGCTGTCATAATAAAGTATATAGAAGATATCACACCGCGTACAATCTATGAACTAGACCGCGAACTTATGCTTCGTGCGCAATATTTCTTAGATGAAAAATGGAACGAGGCAGTTACTGAAATCACGAAGAATCAGTACAAAGCGATGCTGGAACCATCGGAAACACCTGCTGTACAAAAAGCACCATCCATTAACCAAGTCATTGAAGCGGCACAATATAGCGCGCGTAAAGTGGCGATGGAGAAAAAATATAATGAAACGAAACAGAAGAAAAATGATGACACAAAAGAGATAGCTGTAAAACATCATGATTTGACGCATCAACGTAAACTATTCCACATTTTTAGTCTGCCTGAATATGTCGATGGTGCAACAACAGCAATAAACTTTTTGAAGCTGGATCGACAAGCGGTGAAGATTTATATAGCTGATGGTACATGGAAGCAAGCAAATGTATACGGAGAATATATAAAAGATAAAGAACACTATACATATCACCGTGGAATAATTACTGAAGCGTTGGCTAGTGAAGTTCCAGATTCTATTATCATTGAAAACTTTGAACATCTTACAGTTGAACAATTGAAACCTTTGATATACGCAGCACAAGGTACAACTGTCGCTTTACCAATATTGGAAGATCAAAGACGAGCAACGATAGGACCAGAGGGTAGTGAAGCAACATTTGAAGTTCCAGATGATTTTATCATTATTGGAATTACAGATAATGATGTAGACACAATAAAAGAAAAATATCCTGACTATGTCACTGCGACAATGAAGTTTTATAAGTACTGA